Proteins encoded together in one Neobacillus sp. FSL H8-0543 window:
- a CDS encoding LysR family transcriptional regulator, giving the protein MMLKDLSGKYLKSIAEYGNFSHAAKALYISQPYLSKYIKNLEDELGIELVNRRVNPLTLTYAGERYLSYMNEIEQTYKKLHHEIESISNMEKGQLKLGINPILGSHTLYNILPEFILNYPGIEIELVEESANDMESLLLEGKIDICLNMLPIFNQEIVYEILYEEKLYLVISPNHKHYNPDQKPIAHIPFNPHLLDGEKFILLKKGLGLRRLTDEIFKEYSINPNIVIETQNIESAFRLANRGVGLTIIPESLVTRDNIITDSIYYTLGNPVYKNHVVVSYKKGESLSAPALTFLSIAKEKYKQF; this is encoded by the coding sequence ATGATGTTGAAAGATCTATCTGGAAAATATTTAAAGTCAATTGCTGAATACGGGAATTTCTCACATGCCGCAAAGGCCCTTTATATATCACAGCCATACCTTAGCAAATATATTAAGAATTTGGAGGATGAACTAGGAATTGAGTTAGTAAACCGGAGAGTAAATCCTTTAACGTTAACATATGCAGGGGAACGATATTTATCTTATATGAATGAAATAGAACAGACATATAAAAAATTGCATCATGAAATTGAGTCAATCTCAAATATGGAAAAAGGGCAGCTAAAGCTTGGTATAAACCCAATATTAGGTTCTCATACCCTCTATAATATTTTACCTGAATTCATCTTGAATTACCCTGGGATTGAAATTGAACTGGTTGAGGAATCTGCGAATGATATGGAATCTCTGCTTTTAGAGGGGAAAATTGATATATGTTTAAACATGCTTCCTATATTTAATCAAGAAATTGTCTATGAAATCCTTTATGAAGAAAAACTGTATCTTGTTATTTCCCCTAATCATAAGCATTATAATCCTGATCAGAAACCAATTGCCCATATTCCATTTAATCCTCATCTTCTGGACGGAGAAAAATTCATTTTACTAAAAAAAGGGCTTGGTTTAAGAAGACTCACAGATGAGATATTTAAAGAATACTCCATTAATCCTAATATTGTAATCGAAACGCAGAATATCGAAAGTGCATTCCGATTAGCAAATAGAGGCGTTGGTTTAACCATTATACCAGAGAGTTTGGTTACTCGAGATAATATAATTACTGATTCTATTTACTACACTTTAGGAAACCCGGTTTATAAAAATCATGTAGTGGTCAGTTATAAAAAAGGGGAATCCTTGTCTGCTCCCGCTCTTACATTCCTGAGTATAGCAAAAGAAAAGTATAAGCAATTTTAA
- a CDS encoding ABC-F family ATP-binding cassette domain-containing protein, translated as MSVLNVQNLSHGFGDRAIFNNVSFRLLKGEHVGLVGANGEGKSTFMNIVTGKLQPDEGKVEWSRKVRVGYLDQHAVLQKGTTMREALSTAFQYLFDAESEINELYAKMGDEGADIDALLAEVGELQETLDSNDFYQINSKVEEVARGLGLDEVGLDRDVDDLSGGQRTKVLLAKLLLEKPEILLLDEPTNYLDEQHIEWLKRYLQEYENAFILISHDIPFLNNVVNLIYHMENQELNRYVGDYDNFLNIHEMKKQQLESAYKRQQQEIANLKDFVARNKASVATRNMAMSRQKKLDKMEVIELGREKPKPEFNFKEARAASRWIFETEDLVIGYNEPLSRPLNLKMERGQKIAFVGANGIGKSTLLKSILGLINPISGKVERGEYQYVGYFEQEVKQSNYNTCIEEIWSEFPSMNQAEVRAALAKCGLTAKHIESKIEVLSGGEKAKVRLCKILNTQTNLLILDEPTNHLDVDAKEELKRALKAYRGSILMVSHEPEFYREIATDIWNCEDWTTKVF; from the coding sequence ATGAGCGTATTAAACGTACAAAATTTAAGTCACGGTTTCGGTGATCGTGCGATTTTTAATAATGTGTCTTTTCGACTTTTAAAAGGAGAGCACGTTGGACTAGTTGGGGCAAATGGTGAGGGTAAGTCTACTTTCATGAATATTGTTACTGGGAAGTTGCAACCCGACGAGGGAAAAGTTGAGTGGTCACGAAAAGTTCGTGTTGGATATTTAGATCAGCATGCTGTACTTCAAAAAGGCACTACGATGCGTGAAGCTTTGAGCACTGCTTTTCAATATCTTTTTGATGCTGAATCAGAGATCAATGAACTTTATGCAAAAATGGGAGATGAAGGTGCTGATATCGATGCCTTACTTGCAGAAGTTGGAGAGCTGCAAGAAACGTTAGATAGTAATGATTTCTATCAAATTAATTCAAAAGTTGAGGAAGTTGCTCGTGGTCTAGGATTAGACGAAGTTGGACTCGATCGAGATGTAGATGACCTCAGCGGTGGGCAACGTACGAAAGTTTTACTAGCTAAGCTTTTGCTGGAAAAGCCTGAAATCCTATTACTGGACGAGCCTACGAACTATCTGGATGAACAGCATATCGAATGGTTGAAGCGCTATTTACAGGAATATGAGAATGCATTTATCTTGATTTCACATGATATTCCATTCTTGAACAATGTTGTTAACTTGATCTATCACATGGAAAACCAAGAATTGAATCGCTATGTGGGTGACTATGATAACTTCTTAAACATACATGAAATGAAGAAGCAACAGCTAGAGTCTGCTTACAAGCGTCAACAACAAGAAATTGCGAATTTGAAGGATTTCGTTGCTCGTAACAAGGCAAGTGTTGCGACTCGGAATATGGCGATGTCTCGTCAGAAGAAGCTCGACAAAATGGAAGTTATTGAATTGGGGAGAGAGAAGCCAAAACCAGAGTTTAACTTCAAAGAAGCTCGTGCAGCTAGTCGTTGGATTTTCGAGACAGAAGATCTAGTTATTGGTTACAATGAACCACTTTCACGCCCTCTGAATTTGAAAATGGAACGCGGACAAAAAATTGCATTCGTTGGTGCAAATGGTATTGGTAAGTCTACTCTTCTAAAAAGTATTCTTGGGTTGATTAATCCGATTTCTGGTAAAGTGGAACGCGGTGAGTATCAATACGTCGGTTACTTCGAGCAGGAAGTTAAGCAGTCCAACTACAACACTTGTATTGAAGAGATATGGAGCGAGTTCCCAAGTATGAATCAAGCTGAAGTCCGTGCTGCTCTTGCAAAATGCGGATTAACGGCGAAACATATTGAAAGTAAAATCGAAGTTCTTTCCGGTGGTGAAAAAGCCAAAGTTCGTTTGTGCAAAATTTTAAACACACAAACAAACCTATTAATTTTAGACGAACCTACCAATCACTTGGATGTGGACGCAAAAGAAGAATTGAAGCGTGCTTTAAAGGCATATCGCGGAAGTATCTTGATGGTATCCCACGAACCTGAATTCTATCGTGAAATTGCGACTGATATTTGGAATTGTGAGGATTGGACTACGAAAGTGTTTTAA